Proteins from one Procambarus clarkii isolate CNS0578487 chromosome 40, FALCON_Pclarkii_2.0, whole genome shotgun sequence genomic window:
- the LOC138372943 gene encoding uncharacterized protein, protein MASVRQLAQLEECRVAPAAGVGDCGSVGEARASAAMKPDKPTHPARDRDILRARNVRQLKPSSSSAPLSSGEESKSRCEPLAAPPADTPGAGPSSAGEEGRGAEMRVYLEKLRQLVPYVPRSGRLSRVQLIHSAIDYITDLQESLEARARRKLRDKQDEQARPPLAALPRAQVETNSSRNSGPLADITVNRLPTALETNTSHPAALAVLASSAEAATAPVITATSRRPMSPAAPGPSFHPT, encoded by the coding sequence ATGGCCTCAGTCAGACAGTTGGCACAGCTGGAGGAGTGCCGAGTGGCTCCCGCTGCCGGTGTTGGAGAttgtgggagtgttggagaggCGCGCGCCTCCGCCGCCATGAAGCCCGACAAGCCCACACATCCTGCCCGAGACAGAGACATCTTACGGGCGCGTAACGTCAGGCAGCTCAAACCTTCCTCGTCATCCGCGCCGTTATCGTCAGGCGAAGAGTCAAAGTCGCGGTGTGAGCCCCTAGCGGCGCCGCCTGCAGACACTCCTGGCGCTGGCCCGTCGTCGGCAGGGGAGGAGGGCCGCGGGGCGGAGATGCGGGTGTACCTGGAGAAGCTTCGCCAGTTGGTGCCATACGTGCCTCGCTCCGGCCGCCTCTCCAGAGTGCAGCTTATCCACTCCGCTATTGACTACATCACCGACCTGCAGGAGTCGCTGGAGGCGCGGGCCCGCAGGAAATTGCGAGACAAGCAGGACGAGCAGGCTAGGCCGCCCCTGGCCGCCTTGCCCCGCGCGCAGGTGGAAACCAACTCCAGCAGGAACAGTGGCCCGCTGGCGGACATCACCGTCAACAGGCTCCCTACCGCCCTCGAGACCAACACCAGCCACCCAGCGGCCCTCGCTGTCCTTGCCTCGTCTGCTGAAGCAGCTACTGCCCCtgtcatcaccgccaccagcaggAGACCGATGTCCCCCGCCGCACCTGGACCTTCATTCCACCCTACTTGA